CCGATCTGTGGGCGCGCAAGCAAAGCGATTTCGAGCGGCGCCATCACCCGGAATCCTGGGTTTCCATTCATGCCGACGGCCGGGCCGCCTTTGTCACCCGCGGTTCGGAAGCCATCGACATGATCGAAGAGGTGGCCAAGGGCCAGGATCTGACCAATGATCTGATCAAGACCGCCACCTGGAATTTGCTGGGCAAGGCCGAAGATATCGTTGTCCGCCACGAAAGCCAGACCGCCGTCGTCTTCTCGCCCTTTCCCACCCATCTGCGGGCGGCGGTGCTCGAACGCCGGGGCGGGCGCACCGGTTCCTTTTCCGTCTCGGCCTTTCACCAAACCGATCGCAAGATCCGTCTTAGCGCCTTCATCAATTTCCTGGCCGATCTGGTCGAGGCGATCACGCTGAAGGAATTGATGGAACGCGCCCGTCCGGCCGGCGCCGGCGAAGAGGCCGGGCCCGTGGCCTCGCCGATCCCCCTTGACCAGATCGACGCCACCATCGAACGCCGCAAGCATTGCGCCGAATTCGTCGCCGCCTTCGAGCGCGCCAACAAGGTGCAGTACCGGCCCGAACGCCCGCAGCTCATCGGATGACGAAACCGCGCGGCAATACCGAGGTGCTTCTGGAAGCCCTGCCCCCGGCGGGGCGGGCGCTGGTCGATGTCGGTTGCGGCGATGGCGCCCTGGCCCGGGTGCTGGCCGCCAAGGGGGCGCGCTCGGTGCTTGGGTTTGATGTCGCCGACCGCCAGTTGGCCCTGGCCCTGGCGGCGCCGACGGTCGCGGGCGTGGCCTATGTCAAGGCCGGCGCCCAGGCGATGCCCTTGGCCGAAGCCAGCGTCGACGGCGTGATCTTCTTCAACAGCCTCCACCACATTCCCCAGCCGCTGATGGCCCGGGCCCTGGGGGAAGCCGCCCGGGTCATCCGTCCAGGCGGCCTGATCTATGTCGCCGAACCGATCGCCGAAGGCCCCAACTTCGAGATGCTCCGCCCGCTCGACGATGAAACCCAGGTCCGCGCCCAGGCCCAGGCCTGCCTTGACGGGGCCGAGGATCTTGGCCTGCGCCGGCTGCGGAGCTTCGCCTATCGCACACGGATCCGCCGCGCCTCGTTCGACGAGATCCGCCTGCGCTTCACCGCCATCCATTCAGACCGCGATCAGGCCTTCGCCGCCGTGGAACCGGCGCTGCGCTTGTCCTTCGAGCGCCTGGGCGTCGAGGACGGCACGGGCGGCCGCGTCTTTGACCAGCCGATGCGCGCGGCGCTGTTCACCCGCCCCTGACGCCCCTTCTCACGCCTCGCGCACTTCCTTGAGGAACCGCTCGACCTCGCGCTCAAGGGTGGCGCTTTCACTTTGCAGGTCGTCGGCCGACTGGAACACCCCCTGGGCCATGCGGCCGGTTTCCGAGGCCGCCTCGGCGACTCCGGCCACATTGATCGCCACCTCGCGGGT
The DNA window shown above is from Rhodospirillum rubrum ATCC 11170 and carries:
- a CDS encoding class I SAM-dependent methyltransferase; translation: MTKPRGNTEVLLEALPPAGRALVDVGCGDGALARVLAAKGARSVLGFDVADRQLALALAAPTVAGVAYVKAGAQAMPLAEASVDGVIFFNSLHHIPQPLMARALGEAARVIRPGGLIYVAEPIAEGPNFEMLRPLDDETQVRAQAQACLDGAEDLGLRRLRSFAYRTRIRRASFDEIRLRFTAIHSDRDQAFAAVEPALRLSFERLGVEDGTGGRVFDQPMRAALFTRP